GGCCCTGGAAGGTGCGCTGCATCTCCTCATCGGCGGTCGGGCGTACGATGGCGCAAGCGACGCAAGCGCGGTTCAGGCGTTCCCGGCTCGATTTGTACCAGAGATTCTGCGCCTTCTTCTGCTCCGGCGACAGCAAGATCGGTACGGCGAACTCGACGAGGAGGGCAAATCCCTCCTCCAGCGCAGTGACCGCATGCAAGGCGGCGACGTAGCGTTCGGCGTCGTCCTCGCGCGCCGGTGCGAAGCCGGACAGTGTCGCGACCGATCGTTCGAGGGTGAGTGAAACGCTCATGCCACCGCCGTCAGAAGGTGACCTTGAAGGACGCGGCGATGGTGCGTCCGAGGCCGGGCACGTCGGCACCGCGTGTCGCCGAGGCGGTCGGGTTAATGTAGTAGGTGTCGAACAGGTTGCGGACCGCGAAATTGAGCTCCTGGCCGCCGGCGAACTTCTTGGTCACGCCGATATTGGCCAGCACCGCACCGTCTAGCTGCTGGGTGGGAATGCGGTCGCGCCCGGAGAACATCTCCAGCTCGGTACGCAGCGTCAGGTTGTTGTCGAAATGCGTGACGACATAGGCCAACCCCTTGTAGGTGGTGGGGATGCGGTTGTTGGGCAGATACTCGTTCGAACCGATCTTGCCGTCCTTGTTGGCGTCGTACTTGCCCTCGACATAGCCGACCGATCCACCCAGCGTGAACATGTCTGTGAGGTCATATTCGGCGTTGGCCTCGAAGCCCCAGATGCGCTCCTTCTGCTGGGAGACGCGGTTGGCTGCGATGTCGTAACTGACACCGTTGTCGGAGGTCGACAGATAGGCGCTGACGCCACCGCGCACATTGCCCCAGTCGCCGCGCAGACCAGCCTCCCAGTTGTTGACGAGCTGCGGCTCCGGCGCGATGTCGGCGTAGCTGACCTTGTAGTCCGGCGCGTTGGTGCAAGGCAGCAGCGGCCTGATGCTGGTGCCGTAGGCGTCGCAGGTCTCGGCATTGGTGTTCAAGCCGGCGCGTCGGGTGAAGCCACCAATGTCGGTCAGGCTGTAGCCCTGCGAGAAATTGCCGAAGGCCTGCAGTTCCTGAGTGATGTCGAAGACGGCGCCGGCATTGAAGGTGGCAGCGTTGTAGTCGAACGATCCGCCAACGACATCTATGGCCGGCAGGGCGACCAGGTTGGAGCCGACGAGCATGGCCGCGGCCGGCCGCTTGAAGTTATCGACATCCAGATAGAACTGCTCGAAGCGGACGCCGCCCTGGATACGGAAACGCTCGGTGACCGGCACTTCGGCCTGGGCGAAGGCGGCGACTGAATTCTGCGTCGAAGGCGCGATCGCGTCCTGGCCGTTGAGCAGCGACTGGGTGGTGTTGTCGAAAGTATAGTCGACGCCCCAGGTGAGGTTGCTGCCCTGGGTGACGAAGTCGACCGGCGTGTTGATGGTGAGGTTGACGCCGGTGCGCTGCACCTCCAGCGCCGTCTGATTGAAGGAGGCGGTCGGGTCCCGGTTCAGCGGCAAAAGCGTCGGACGGGCCGGATTGGTAGGGATATAGACCTGTGAGTTCACCCTGGAGAATTTGGTGAAGGGCGACTGCTTGAAGATGTCGTTGTAGAAGGCCTTCACCTCGAGCTTGCCGAGCGCGAAGTCGCTGTCGGTGTATTTGGCCGTCAGATATTTCGAATCCTCGACCAGCGGCTCACCGGTGTAAGGATCGGTGAAATTGGGCGCGACCGGGTTCACCAGATAGTTGGTGAACCAGTCGGGCTTCTGGCGGGCATAGGTCCAGTCGGCGCTCACCTCGAAACGCTTCGAACCGTTCTCGTAACCGAGCACGCCGGAGAGATCGCCCCAGCCAGTGCGGTCGCCACCGCCCTG
The genomic region above belongs to Mesorhizobium terrae and contains:
- a CDS encoding TonB-dependent receptor, giving the protein MQKLAIVSLLSSSILAGPAFAQDAQKPARGTTTTLDKIIITGRDDRSISTVAQSVQVIDRAEVETAVGQNENASDLVARLVPGYAPRNQTISGASETFRGRSVLIMVDGVPRNTPLRDVSRILATIDLDTVERVEVINGASSLYGAGATGGTINFITKRGTSDTPKVTVRTGVSGFTENLGKSAGPTGNVQVEGRSGDFDYFASASGNFSRTTYDGHGKEMASDAMLGQGGGDRTGWGDLSGVLGYENGSKRFEVSADWTYARQKPDWFTNYLVNPVAPNFTDPYTGEPLVEDSKYLTAKYTDSDFALGKLEVKAFYNDIFKQSPFTKFSRVNSQVYIPTNPARPTLLPLNRDPTASFNQTALEVQRTGVNLTINTPVDFVTQGSNLTWGVDYTFDNTTQSLLNGQDAIAPSTQNSVAAFAQAEVPVTERFRIQGGVRFEQFYLDVDNFKRPAAAMLVGSNLVALPAIDVVGGSFDYNAATFNAGAVFDITQELQAFGNFSQGYSLTDIGGFTRRAGLNTNAETCDAYGTSIRPLLPCTNAPDYKVSYADIAPEPQLVNNWEAGLRGDWGNVRGGVSAYLSTSDNGVSYDIAANRVSQQKERIWGFEANAEYDLTDMFTLGGSVGYVEGKYDANKDGKIGSNEYLPNNRIPTTYKGLAYVVTHFDNNLTLRTELEMFSGRDRIPTQQLDGAVLANIGVTKKFAGGQELNFAVRNLFDTYYINPTASATRGADVPGLGRTIAASFKVTF